Below is a genomic region from Ailuropoda melanoleuca isolate Jingjing chromosome 8, ASM200744v2, whole genome shotgun sequence.
CCCCCACCCTCTATCACGGCTACTATGTCCGGCCCCGGGCCACCGCAGCTagggagggcagcagggcaggggccTCTGAGCTTAGGCTCAGTGAGGGCAAGTTTCAGGCGTTTTTGGACGTCAGCCACTTTACCCCAGATGAGGTGACCGTGAGGACTGTGGATAACCTGCTGGAGGTGTCTGCCCGGCACCCCCAGCGCCTGGACCGCCACGGCTTCGTGTCCCGAGAGTTCTGCCGCACCTATGTCTTGCCTGCTGATGTGGACCCCTGGCGGGTCCGCGCTGCTCTCTCCCATGATGGCATCCTTAACCTGGAGGCACCTCGGGGTGGCCGACATTTGGACACAGAGGTCAATGAAGTCTAcatctccctgctccctgcaccTCCTGATCccgaggaagaggaggaggcagccagtgtggagcccgagtGCCATGGAGCCAGCACGCA
It encodes:
- the HSPB2 gene encoding heat shock protein beta-2, which produces MSGRSVPHAHPATTEYEFANPSRLGEQRFGEGLLPEEILTPTLYHGYYVRPRATAAREGSRAGASELRLSEGKFQAFLDVSHFTPDEVTVRTVDNLLEVSARHPQRLDRHGFVSREFCRTYVLPADVDPWRVRAALSHDGILNLEAPRGGRHLDTEVNEVYISLLPAPPDPEEEEEAASVEPECHGASTQ